In Nicotiana tabacum cultivar K326 chromosome 17, ASM71507v2, whole genome shotgun sequence, one DNA window encodes the following:
- the LOC107794100 gene encoding G2/mitotic-specific cyclin-2-like: MDISDDENQSTSGKLLGDEAEMGNNKFDFGVETRHNRRALRVINQNLLGPNPYRCVVNKRGLSHANGIIYDKNPTRKLTAPIASSHQHYPEETKKPKLAAEDFRIWEEHVAAKDQPMPMSLEQEATFSNDKTEMEIQMEDIFEEALIDIDSDDAKNPLAVVDYVNDLYPNYRKMEGYSCVSPNYMTQQFDINERMRAILVDWLIEVHHKFELREETLFLTVNSIDRFLEKQTVARKKLQLVGLVAMLLACKYEEVSVPVVDDLVIISDNAYRRKEVLEMETLMLNTLQFNMSVPTAYVFMRRFLKAAQADKKLEVLSFFLIELCLVEYEMLKFPPSFMAAAVVYTAQCTLYGVKQWNKTCEWHTSYSEDQLGVLKIDRELPPKGSNRETNRST; the protein is encoded by the exons atggaTATATCTGACGATGAGAATCAGTCCACTTCTGGAAaattactgg GTGATGAGGCAGAAATGGGAAACAACAAGTTTGACTTTGGAGTGGAGACAAGACACAACAGAAGAGCACTGAGAGTGATTAATCAGAATTTGTTAGGACCTAATCCATATCGTTGTGTTGTTAACAAGAGAGGATTATCACA TGCAAATGGAATCATCTACGATAAGAATCCTACGAG GAAATTGACTGCACCAATTGCTAGCTCACACCAGCATTACCCCGAG GAAACAAAGAAACCAAAACTAGCAGCTGAAGATTTTAGGATTTGGGAGGAACATGTGGCAGCTAAAGACCAACCCATGCCTATGTCTTTGGAACAAGAAGCAACATTTTCAAATGACAAGACAGAAATG GAGATTCAAATGGAGGATATATTTGAGGAGGCACTAATAGATATTGACAGTGATGATGCAAAGAACCCACTTGCAGTTGTTGACTATGTGAATGATTTATACCCCAACTACAGAAAAATGGAG GGTTATAGCTGTGTTTCACCAAACTATATGACACAACAGTTTGATATCAATGAAAGGATGAGAGCTATATTAGTAGACTGGCTCATTGAG GTACATCACAAGTTTGAGCTCAGGGAAGAGACGTTATTCTTGACCGTTAATTCGATAGACAGATTTTTGGAGAAGCAAACAGTTGCAAGAAAGAAGTTGCAGCTTGTTGGGCTGGTTGCTATGCTATTAGCATGCAAATATGAAGAGGTCTCTGTCCCAGTAGTGGATGATTTGGTGATTATTTCGGACAACGCCTATAGGAGGAAAGAGGTTCTTGAAATG GAAACATTAATGCTCAATACACTGCAGTTTAATATGTCAGTTCCAACTGCATATGTTTTTATGAGAAGATTTCTCAAGGCTGCTCAAGCTGATAAAAAG CTTGAGGTCCTGTCCTTTTTCTTAATCGAGCTTTGCCTCGTGGAATATGAAATGCTTAAGTTTCCACCATCTTTCATGGCTGCTGCGGTAGTCTATACAGCTCAGTGCACGCTTTATGGTGTCAAGCAATGGAATAAAACCTGTGAATGGCATACAAGTTACTCAGAAGATCAACTT GGAGTGCTCAAGATCGATCGTGAGCTACCACCGAAAGGCAGCAACAGGGAAACTAACAGGAGTACATAG